In Solanum stenotomum isolate F172 chromosome 6, ASM1918654v1, whole genome shotgun sequence, one DNA window encodes the following:
- the LOC125867667 gene encoding major pollen allergen Lol p 11-like, whose amino-acid sequence MAKMITLFVVCLVLFASINVSANIMDTFLVVGKVYCDTCRCGFETSASKYLPGSRVRIECKNRDTNDLAYTVEGFTNSKGEYKILVNSDRRDEFCDVVLIRSSDPMCAEPNTGRDRARVVLASNNGMVSNTRFANSMGFLSNEPLASCTKILQQYEFSEDQF is encoded by the exons atggcTAAAATGATAACTTTGTTTGTTGTTTGCTTAGTATTATTTGCTTCTATTAATGTTAGTGCCAATATTATGGACACTTTTCTTGTTGTTGGCAAAGTTTATTGTGACACTTGTCGTTGTGGCTTTGAGACTTCTGCCTCCAAGTATCTTCCTG GGTCGAGGGTTAGAATCGAGTGCAAGAATAGGGACACTAACGATTTGGCATACACAGTTGAAGGTTTTACAAACTCTAAAGGGGAATATAAGATTCTTGTGAATAGTGATCGCCGCGATGAATTTTGCGATGTCGTCCTCATTAGAAGCTCCGATCCTATGTGTGCGGAACCCAACACGGGCCGCGATCGTGCCCGTGTTGTCCTCGCTAGCAACAATGGGATGGTCTCTAATACTCGCTTCGCTAATTCCATGGGATTCCTTTCTAATGAGCCTCTTGCTAGTTGCACAAAAATCCTCCAGCAATATGAATTTTCAGAAGATcagttttaa
- the LOC125867573 gene encoding FCS-Like Zinc finger 3-like isoform X1, with protein MIGKMRRTTSTTRITVDVMINGEGKPSDLDLGTNYGLYGHDHRHVSSKYHHRSSSYQGFHHHIEEKAHFLTTCGLCNHRLTPSRDIYMYRGDTAFCSMECREQQMKSDKRKEKLKLLVLKKKNENYQNYSELPFANSENSGKTKTIAAA; from the exons atgataGGTAAAATGAGAAGAACAACAAGCACAACAAGGATCACCGTTGATGTGATGATCAATGGAGAAGGAAAACCGTCTGATCTTGATCTTGGTACTAATTATGGATTATATGGTCATGATCATCGACACGTGTCATCAAAATACCACCATAGAAGTTCAAGTTATCAAGGTTTTCATCATCATATAGAAGAAAAAGCTCATTTCTTGACAACTTGTGGACTTTGTAACCATCGATTGACACCTTCTCGTGATATCTACATGTATag GGGTGATACAGCATTTTGTAGTATGGAGTGTAGGGAACAACAAATGAAAAGtgataaaagaaaagagaaattaaagCTTCTTGTCcttaaaaagaagaatgaaaattatcaaaattactCAGAATTGCCCTTTGCTAACTCTGAAAATTCTGGCAAGACTAAAACTATTGCAGCAGCTTGA